The following proteins are encoded in a genomic region of Roseinatronobacter sp. S2:
- a CDS encoding peroxiredoxin: protein MAITTGDTLPDATFSRIGAEGPEQIDLSGLTKGRKVAIFAVPGAFTPTCHSAHVPSFIRTKDDFAAKGVDEIICIAVNDPFVMKAWGEATGATEAGLTLLADGTGAFTKAIGMDFDAPPVGLMGRSKRYAMLVEDGKVSVLHTEESPGTCDVSGGEALLAAI from the coding sequence ATGGCAATCACCACCGGCGACACCCTGCCCGACGCCACATTCAGCCGTATTGGCGCGGAAGGGCCGGAGCAGATTGACCTGTCGGGCCTGACCAAAGGCCGCAAGGTTGCAATTTTCGCGGTGCCGGGCGCATTCACGCCCACCTGCCATTCCGCGCATGTGCCAAGCTTCATCCGCACCAAGGATGATTTTGCCGCCAAGGGCGTGGACGAGATTATCTGCATTGCCGTCAATGACCCGTTCGTGATGAAGGCATGGGGCGAGGCTACCGGCGCGACCGAGGCGGGCCTGACCCTGCTGGCAGATGGCACCGGTGCCTTCACGAAAGCCATCGGCATGGATTTCGACGCGCCGCCTGTCGGGCTGATGGGCCGGTCGAAACGCTATGCCATGCTGGTCGAGGATGGCAAGGTCAGCGTGCTGCACACCGAAGAAAGCCCCGGCACCTGCGACGTATCGGGTGGCGAGGCGCTGCTGGCCGCGATCTGA
- a CDS encoding NAD(P)/FAD-dependent oxidoreductase: MERIVVTGAGQAGASLVAKLRAGGFDGKITLIGQEAVPPYQRPPLSKAYLLGDLALERLFLRPASFYAEHDIDLQLGAPVSAIDRTARTVTVAGQVIAYDQLALTTGTVPRNLPAAMGGALAGVHTVRGLADVDAMAPEFVAGRQLVIIGGGYIGLEAAAVAAKRGLTVTVVEMAPRILQRVAAPETSDAIRALHHSHGVRILENTALAALEGEGRVTSVRLSNGDVLPADFVIAGIGVVPDTGLADAAGLYLDNGIAVDAQGRTSDHTIWAAGDCASFPWRGQRLRLESVQNAIDQAELVAQNMLGAGLSYDPMPWFWSDQYDLKLQIAGLNLGYDRVVVRDGLGARSHWYYAGDKLLAVDALNDPRAFMLAKRLIAAGRSPDPAQVADPATDLKSLLQP; this comes from the coding sequence ATGGAAAGAATAGTGGTCACAGGCGCCGGACAGGCGGGCGCATCCCTTGTGGCGAAATTGCGTGCAGGCGGGTTTGACGGCAAGATTACCCTGATCGGGCAGGAAGCCGTGCCACCCTATCAGCGCCCGCCCCTGTCCAAGGCCTATCTGCTGGGTGATCTGGCGCTGGAACGTCTGTTCCTGCGCCCCGCCAGCTTTTATGCCGAACATGATATTGACCTGCAACTAGGCGCACCTGTCAGCGCGATTGACCGCACCGCGCGCACAGTCACCGTGGCAGGGCAGGTGATTGCCTATGACCAGCTTGCCCTGACAACCGGCACGGTGCCGCGCAATCTGCCTGCGGCCATGGGGGGGGCGTTGGCGGGCGTGCATACTGTGCGTGGCCTTGCGGATGTTGACGCCATGGCCCCTGAATTTGTGGCGGGCCGCCAGCTTGTTATCATCGGGGGCGGTTATATCGGGCTGGAAGCGGCGGCAGTGGCGGCCAAACGCGGACTAACGGTCACAGTTGTCGAAATGGCCCCGCGCATTTTGCAACGCGTGGCAGCCCCCGAAACATCCGATGCGATTCGCGCGCTGCATCACTCCCATGGGGTGCGGATACTGGAAAACACCGCCCTCGCCGCGCTGGAGGGGGAAGGCCGCGTCACCTCTGTGCGGCTAAGCAATGGTGACGTCCTGCCCGCCGATTTTGTCATCGCGGGTATCGGCGTGGTGCCCGACACGGGCCTTGCTGACGCGGCGGGCCTGTATCTGGACAACGGCATCGCGGTTGATGCGCAGGGCCGCACGTCAGACCATACCATCTGGGCCGCAGGCGATTGCGCGTCCTTTCCGTGGCGCGGCCAGCGTTTGCGGCTGGAATCGGTGCAAAACGCCATAGATCAGGCCGAACTGGTGGCGCAGAACATGCTGGGTGCGGGTCTGTCCTATGACCCCATGCCGTGGTTCTGGTCGGATCAATATGATCTGAAGCTGCAAATCGCAGGGCTTAATCTGGGCTATGACCGCGTGGTCGTGCGCGATGGCTTGGGGGCGCGCAGTCACTGGTATTATGCGGGCGACAAGCTGCTGGCGGTGGATGCGCTGAACGATCCGCGCGCCTTCATGCTGGCCAAGCGCCTGATCGCGGCGGGCCGCAGCCCCGATCCTGCGCAGGTGGCAGACCCCGCCACCGACCTGAAATCCCTGTTGCAGCCATGA
- the rsmD gene encoding 16S rRNA (guanine(966)-N(2))-methyltransferase RsmD, whose translation MRVIGGRFRGTRLAELGSGDVQAHLRPTSDRVRESIFNLLVNGGYGDVLQDARVLDLFAGTGALGLEALSRGAAHVTFIDDGAVARGLLRQNVEKLRAMDCTKVFRRDATNLGEHRGAAFSLVFLDPPYGQGLGALALASALAGGWLADDALIVWEENAPQPAPAGLHLLDQRRYGDTYVTLLTLQGAI comes from the coding sequence ATGAGGGTGATTGGCGGGCGGTTTCGCGGCACCAGACTGGCCGAACTGGGCAGCGGCGATGTGCAGGCGCATTTGCGTCCCACATCCGACCGCGTGCGCGAATCGATTTTCAACCTGCTGGTGAATGGCGGCTATGGTGATGTTTTGCAGGATGCCCGCGTGCTGGATCTGTTCGCGGGCACTGGCGCGCTGGGGCTGGAAGCGCTGTCGCGCGGCGCGGCACATGTGACATTCATTGATGATGGCGCGGTGGCGCGCGGGTTGCTGCGCCAGAATGTCGAGAAATTGCGCGCCATGGATTGCACCAAGGTCTTCCGCCGCGACGCCACAAATTTGGGCGAGCATCGCGGTGCGGCGTTCTCGCTGGTGTTTCTGGACCCGCCCTATGGTCAGGGTTTGGGCGCACTGGCGCTGGCATCAGCACTTGCGGGCGGCTGGCTGGCCGATGATGCCCTGATCGTCTGGGAAGAAAACGCGCCCCAACCCGCGCCCGCTGGCTTGCATTTGCTGGACCAGCGCCGCTATGGGGACACTTATGTCACGCTATTAACCTTGCAGGGGGCCATATGA
- a CDS encoding HAD family phosphatase, whose protein sequence is MTPDLVIFDCDGVIMDSEGPTLRMLRDDLAARGLDLPLDRAMDLFIGSTMSGVAAKARDHGAALPDDWVEGFYDRLYVRLKRGTPLIDGIESVLDRLDAAAIPYCVGSNGRHAKMAITIGQHKALWDRLSGRLYAAEDVPAPKPAPDLFLHAAHEFAVPPARCIVVEDSPTGALAAQRAGMTCMGYAPHDSGAGLAAHGATVFSAMAALPALLGL, encoded by the coding sequence ATGACACCAGATCTGGTGATTTTCGATTGTGATGGGGTCATCATGGACAGCGAAGGGCCGACATTGCGCATGCTGCGCGATGATCTGGCCGCGCGCGGGCTGGACCTGCCATTGGACCGCGCAATGGATCTGTTCATCGGCTCCACCATGTCCGGGGTTGCCGCAAAAGCCCGCGACCACGGCGCAGCACTCCCCGATGACTGGGTCGAGGGGTTTTACGACCGCCTTTATGTGCGGCTGAAGCGGGGCACGCCCTTGATCGACGGCATAGAATCGGTGCTTGACCGGCTGGACGCGGCCGCAATCCCCTATTGTGTCGGCTCGAACGGGCGACATGCGAAAATGGCCATCACCATCGGTCAGCACAAGGCGCTATGGGACCGACTTTCAGGCAGGCTTTATGCGGCTGAAGATGTGCCCGCACCCAAACCCGCGCCGGATTTGTTCTTGCATGCGGCACATGAATTTGCCGTCCCGCCCGCGCGCTGCATTGTGGTCGAAGACAGCCCTACCGGCGCGCTGGCCGCACAGCGTGCGGGCATGACCTGCATGGGCTATGCTCCCCATGACAGCGGCGCGGGGCTTGCCGCACATGGCGCAACTGTCTTTAGTGCCATGGCCGCACTTCCCGCCTTGCTTGGCCTTTGA
- a CDS encoding thiamine pyrophosphate-binding protein — protein MRHGGQILVDQLKTQGVRRVFSVPGESFLAALDGLHESGIENIVCRHEGAAAMMAEAHAKLTGQPGIVFVTRGPGATNASSGIHVAMQDSTPLIMFVGQIDNRHRDREAFQEVNYREFFKPIAKWAAEVDHTDRLPEYISRAFHQASAGRPGPVVLALPENILSAHADVPDLPGVAPTPPSVCSEQIDAVLDMLCTAKRPLVIAGGSVWSSNTARNLAQFADNFGLPVCATFRRMDRIDNRHPNYAGDLAVGMNPKLAQRLRDADCLLVLGSRLGDIVTGGYELVNPACPNKTIIHIHPDPNELGRVYRPDLALAAPAVDFIAKLARRDAPAHPDWAEWTRAAHADYLDWVTPVETPGDVKLEQIIHELSDHLPEDAIVTNGAGNYAAFLHRYLRARAFPGHLAPTSGSMGYGFPAAIAAKLEHPERMVVCFAGDGCFQMTLNEMSTARQHDANIIVILCNNGQYGTIRMHQEKTYPGRVSGTSLFNPDYAALAAAYGGHGERVERTADFLSAFDRAVAAGRPAILELVLDPDALSPSLTVAKAQALAGV, from the coding sequence ATGCGACATGGCGGGCAGATACTGGTTGACCAACTGAAGACCCAAGGCGTGCGCCGGGTCTTTTCAGTGCCCGGCGAAAGTTTTCTGGCCGCATTGGACGGACTGCACGAATCGGGCATCGAAAATATCGTGTGCCGCCATGAAGGTGCCGCAGCCATGATGGCAGAGGCCCATGCAAAACTGACCGGCCAGCCCGGAATTGTCTTTGTGACGCGCGGGCCGGGGGCCACCAATGCGTCCAGCGGTATCCATGTGGCCATGCAGGATTCCACACCGCTGATCATGTTTGTGGGCCAGATCGACAATCGCCACCGCGACAGAGAGGCATTTCAGGAAGTCAATTACCGCGAATTCTTCAAGCCGATCGCCAAATGGGCCGCCGAAGTGGACCATACCGACCGCCTGCCCGAATATATCAGCCGTGCCTTTCATCAGGCCAGCGCGGGCCGCCCCGGCCCGGTGGTGCTGGCGTTGCCCGAGAATATCCTGTCCGCACATGCCGATGTCCCCGACCTGCCGGGCGTGGCACCGACGCCACCGTCTGTGTGTTCCGAACAGATTGATGCGGTGCTGGACATGCTGTGCACCGCCAAGCGCCCGCTGGTGATTGCAGGCGGGTCGGTCTGGTCCAGCAACACGGCGCGCAACCTTGCCCAGTTTGCAGACAATTTCGGGCTGCCGGTCTGTGCGACCTTCCGGCGGATGGACCGCATCGACAACCGCCACCCGAATTATGCGGGCGATCTGGCTGTGGGGATGAACCCGAAACTGGCGCAGCGCCTGCGCGATGCCGATTGCCTGCTGGTGCTTGGGTCACGGCTGGGCGATATTGTGACCGGCGGATATGAACTGGTGAATCCTGCCTGCCCGAACAAGACCATCATCCATATTCACCCTGATCCCAACGAATTGGGCCGCGTCTACCGCCCCGATCTGGCACTGGCTGCCCCTGCGGTGGATTTCATCGCCAAACTGGCCCGGCGCGATGCGCCCGCGCATCCCGATTGGGCAGAGTGGACGCGCGCGGCACATGCCGATTATCTGGATTGGGTCACCCCTGTTGAAACACCCGGCGATGTGAAGCTGGAACAGATCATTCATGAATTATCCGACCATCTGCCGGAAGATGCGATTGTGACCAATGGCGCAGGCAATTACGCAGCCTTCTTGCACCGCTATTTGCGCGCACGCGCCTTTCCCGGCCATCTGGCCCCCACATCGGGGTCCATGGGCTACGGGTTTCCGGCCGCGATTGCCGCCAAACTGGAACACCCCGAGAGAATGGTCGTGTGTTTCGCCGGAGATGGCTGTTTCCAGATGACACTGAACGAGATGTCCACCGCCCGCCAGCATGACGCGAATATCATCGTGATCCTTTGCAATAACGGCCAGTATGGCACAATCCGCATGCATCAGGAAAAGACCTATCCCGGACGCGTCAGTGGCACGTCACTGTTCAACCCCGATTACGCGGCGCTGGCGGCGGCCTATGGCGGGCATGGCGAGAGGGTGGAGCGCACGGCAGATTTCCTGTCGGCCTTTGACCGTGCAGTCGCGGCTGGGCGGCCTGCGATTTTGGAGCTGGTGCTGGACCCTGACGCATTGTCGCCATCGCTGACTGTGGCCAAGGCGCAAGCGCTGGCGGGGGTGTGA
- a CDS encoding NADPH-dependent FMN reductase yields MPDLKLVGLCGSLRAESYNRKLLLEAARIFDGAGFDEGDLRLPLFDEDLEAQGIPPEVTRLKDLIRAADAVVIACPEYNKAPSGVLKNALDWLSRGGAPWAGKPVAIVSAAAGRAGGERTQFALRLMMVPFRPRLLQGPEMLVASPKDHFDADGHLTTESYVNLLSDLMTVLRKEAQIARN; encoded by the coding sequence ATGCCGGATTTGAAACTTGTTGGTCTGTGCGGGTCGCTGCGCGCCGAGTCGTATAACCGTAAATTGTTGCTTGAAGCCGCGCGCATCTTTGATGGTGCGGGTTTTGACGAAGGGGATCTGCGCCTTCCACTCTTTGACGAAGACCTTGAAGCGCAGGGCATTCCGCCCGAAGTCACCCGCCTGAAAGACCTGATCCGCGCAGCAGATGCCGTGGTCATCGCCTGCCCCGAATACAACAAGGCCCCGTCCGGTGTGCTGAAAAACGCGCTGGACTGGTTAAGCCGCGGGGGTGCGCCATGGGCGGGCAAGCCGGTGGCGATTGTGTCGGCCGCAGCAGGCCGCGCAGGTGGAGAGCGCACGCAATTCGCGCTGCGCCTGATGATGGTGCCCTTTCGCCCGCGTCTGTTGCAGGGACCGGAAATGCTGGTGGCCAGCCCCAAGGACCATTTCGACGCTGACGGGCACCTGACGACCGAAAGCTATGTCAATTTGTTGTCTGACCTGATGACCGTGCTGCGCAAGGAAGCGCAAATCGCGCGGAACTGA
- a CDS encoding molybdopterin-binding protein: MSNPTAAMLVIGDEILSGRTRDANMHYLAGQLCMRGIDLAEVRIVSDAHDKIVASLNALRAEYDHVFTSGGIGPTHDDITADAVAAAFGVNVDIRDDARAILAAHYQRTGLELNAARLRMARIPDGASLIENPVSSAPGFTIGNVHVMAGVPAVFQAMVASVLPLLTSGQALYSQSLCINRGEGEIAADLSTLAAAYPELSIGCYPFQRDGAYGANVVVRGQARAQVDAAMVRLSELFPEAVA, translated from the coding sequence ATGTCGAACCCCACCGCCGCGATGCTGGTCATCGGTGATGAAATCCTGTCGGGGCGCACCCGTGATGCGAATATGCATTATCTGGCAGGTCAGCTGTGCATGCGCGGAATTGATCTGGCCGAAGTGCGGATTGTGTCCGACGCGCATGACAAGATCGTAGCAAGCCTGAATGCGTTGCGCGCGGAATATGACCATGTGTTCACTTCGGGCGGCATTGGCCCGACGCATGATGATATCACCGCCGATGCGGTGGCGGCGGCGTTCGGGGTGAATGTTGACATCCGCGATGATGCGCGCGCCATTCTGGCCGCGCATTACCAGCGCACAGGGCTGGAACTGAACGCCGCACGGTTGCGCATGGCGCGCATTCCTGACGGGGCCAGCCTGATTGAAAACCCCGTCTCCTCTGCGCCGGGATTCACCATTGGCAATGTGCATGTGATGGCCGGTGTGCCGGCGGTATTTCAGGCCATGGTGGCGTCTGTGCTGCCATTGCTGACATCGGGACAGGCGCTTTACAGCCAAAGCCTGTGCATCAATCGCGGCGAAGGCGAGATAGCGGCCGATCTGTCGACGCTGGCCGCCGCCTATCCCGAACTGTCCATCGGGTGCTATCCGTTCCAGCGCGACGGGGCCTATGGCGCAAATGTCGTGGTGCGCGGGCAAGCGCGTGCGCAGGTTGATGCGGCCATGGTGCGCCTGTCGGAATTATTCCCCGAGGCCGTTGCATGA